A part of Solibacillus sp. FSL H8-0538 genomic DNA contains:
- a CDS encoding alpha/beta-type small acid-soluble spore protein, with the protein MGRKSRNKILVPEARQALNALKVEIIGTNKPEDAKFEVAKGLGIPLEDGYNGQLTSFHAGKIGGKIGGSMVKELVKIAQENMKNGQ; encoded by the coding sequence ATGGGAAGGAAAAGTCGAAATAAAATTCTTGTACCTGAAGCAAGACAGGCGCTTAATGCATTAAAAGTGGAAATCATCGGTACAAATAAACCTGAAGATGCAAAATTTGAAGTAGCAAAAGGATTAGGTATTCCTCTGGAAGATGGATATAACGGACAACTTACTTCATTTCATGCAGGCAAAATAGGTGGGAAAATCGGGGGGAGTATGGTTAAGGAGCTAGTAAAAATAGCACAAGAAAACATGAAGAACGGTCAGTAA
- a CDS encoding BH0509 family protein — translation MISEQERQNMVHFLVMYFGSDLNQLKNLSDSMLESTYEFAYTRTLMECDF, via the coding sequence ATGATTTCAGAACAAGAGCGTCAAAATATGGTTCATTTTTTAGTTATGTATTTTGGATCAGATCTAAATCAGTTGAAAAATTTGAGTGATTCTATGTTAGAAAGCACATACGAATTCGCCTATACTAGAACATTAATGGAATGTGATTTCTAG